A section of the Streptomyces sp. V3I8 genome encodes:
- a CDS encoding CHRD domain-containing protein, with translation MNSSKRFALIVASTMTGALMLTACNGDDLAETGSGGHSSADGHGGAGAAQAAGAIGRYGKDAAGAMFFASALTGDNEVPVEGKPAVGDKDGQALALMRIQGQDVSFALAWTGTATPTLAHLHQGGRGVNGDVKIPFFTEKLKDGSSHVYGTVKVRDAALLRDIKAHPENFYFNLHTGEFPGGAVRGQAFALPGSVNLPDTVRDSVLRSVVKGSQVYACTKQPDGTYAFTQDNVDATLQGDIDHTFAEPGPTGPPQWIAPDGSSVTGSVVNKFDNGKGNIPELILRATQTGADKGLFAKTKVVLRLNTEGGVAPAGSCDVNAHPMARVPYTADYLFLATR, from the coding sequence ATGAACAGCAGCAAGCGATTCGCCTTGATCGTCGCATCCACCATGACCGGTGCGCTGATGCTGACCGCCTGCAACGGCGACGACCTCGCCGAGACCGGGAGCGGGGGCCATTCGTCCGCCGACGGGCACGGGGGCGCCGGTGCCGCCCAGGCCGCGGGGGCGATCGGGCGGTACGGCAAGGACGCGGCCGGAGCGATGTTCTTCGCCTCGGCCCTCACCGGCGACAACGAGGTGCCCGTGGAGGGCAAGCCGGCCGTCGGGGACAAGGACGGCCAGGCCCTGGCGCTCATGCGGATCCAGGGCCAGGACGTGTCCTTCGCGCTGGCCTGGACCGGTACGGCGACTCCGACGCTGGCCCACCTCCACCAGGGCGGCCGAGGGGTCAACGGCGACGTGAAGATCCCCTTCTTCACCGAGAAGCTCAAGGACGGCAGCTCGCACGTCTACGGCACCGTGAAGGTACGAGACGCCGCACTGCTGCGCGACATCAAGGCCCATCCGGAGAACTTCTACTTCAACCTGCACACCGGCGAGTTCCCCGGCGGCGCCGTCCGCGGCCAGGCGTTCGCCCTGCCCGGCAGTGTCAACCTGCCGGACACCGTACGGGACTCGGTCCTGCGCAGTGTCGTCAAGGGGTCCCAGGTCTACGCCTGCACCAAGCAGCCCGACGGCACCTACGCGTTCACCCAGGACAACGTCGACGCCACCCTCCAGGGCGACATCGACCACACCTTCGCCGAGCCCGGCCCCACGGGCCCGCCGCAGTGGATCGCGCCCGACGGATCCTCCGTCACCGGCAGCGTCGTCAACAAGTTCGACAACGGCAAGGGCAACATCCCCGAACTCATCCTGCGGGCCACGCAGACGGGCGCGGACAAGGGGCTCTTCGCCAAAACGAAGGTCGTCCTGCGGCTCAACACCGAGGGCGGCGTCGCTCCTGCCGGCAGCTGCGATGTCAACGCTCATCCCATGGCCCGGGTGCCGTACACCGCCGACTACCTCTTCCTCGCCACCCGGTGA
- a CDS encoding BTAD domain-containing putative transcriptional regulator — translation MSAEHEPTAGIALRFSVLGPLRAWRRATELSPGPPKQRSVLALLLVQAGRPVPLEQILDALWDDDPPDHAVNVVHRHVGSLRRLLEPELTQRAAARVLVRAGGGYRLNVADEALDLLEFRKLREAAHTAATAGRPAQATGLFVRALSLWRGRTAADLPRTARSHPVFAGVDAEYLHAAGDAADAALAAGRTYRVLPLLRQAAESDPLNEHLQARLVLVLAAEGQSAQALEHYQAVRSRLASELGVDPGAELRDAQIRVLRGTVAPTTGARSGAAVVPAAATTGAEAFPGVRPAQLPADLHAFTGRRTELEWLRGLLPADGGPPEAAVVSAIVGAPGVGKTTLALHWAHRNAHRFPDGQLYVNLRGYDLAGAALAPSAAIRCFLEALGVPAENIPPTLDGQTVLYRSLLARRRILVVLDNARSAEQVRPLLPGTPTCLTVITSREQMPGLVASHGARSLRLDLLTVTESLEFMSKRLGAARVEADGQAALGIAEQCGRLPLALAIVCARTESRAAVPLADIAAELAESRDDLGVFAVGDPATDPRSVFSWSYRTLTPAAAGAFRLLWMCPPHGVSPQAVASLTGRTARETGPVLCELTRASLWSEPAPGLYSSHELLRTFAQELSLAEDAPDAREDARRRLFDHYLHSARGAATRLYTHREPLTLPPAAAGTQVVEFTGTDGAAKWLAREMPALEAVITRDSGHGTGAHAWRMAATLELVLDRRGRREEIELHTAALAGAQRLGETQGEAHMHRVLGFAHVRTNDHVRGAWHLEKALELFTAMGDVPYTALTHRYLAFLANTRQDHREALAQYKIACALYTSTRAYVGIASVTNEVAWTRLLLHEYEEALGDCHRAVRIAARSGNRNIEAAAWDTMGVAHHRLGRPDEALEAFDRALAHYRALNDASLTADTLIHRGEALAATSPREARQAWDEALRILDALGHTDAGTLRELLEGRGGDAKGGRVAVRTPHTG, via the coding sequence GTGAGCGCCGAACACGAGCCCACGGCGGGCATCGCACTGCGCTTCTCGGTGCTCGGGCCCCTGCGGGCCTGGCGGCGGGCGACCGAGCTGAGCCCGGGACCGCCCAAGCAGCGGTCGGTGCTGGCGCTGCTCCTCGTGCAGGCCGGGCGGCCGGTGCCGCTGGAGCAGATACTGGACGCCCTGTGGGACGACGATCCGCCCGACCACGCGGTCAACGTCGTCCACCGCCATGTCGGTTCCCTCCGGCGACTGCTCGAACCGGAGCTGACGCAGCGGGCCGCGGCCCGTGTCCTGGTACGCGCCGGCGGTGGCTACCGGCTGAACGTCGCGGACGAGGCGCTGGATCTTCTGGAGTTCCGGAAATTACGCGAGGCGGCGCACACCGCCGCGACGGCGGGCAGACCGGCGCAGGCCACCGGCCTGTTCGTCAGGGCGCTCTCCCTGTGGCGCGGGCGCACCGCGGCCGACCTGCCCCGCACCGCGCGTTCGCATCCGGTGTTCGCCGGGGTCGACGCCGAGTACCTGCACGCGGCCGGGGACGCCGCGGACGCGGCGCTGGCCGCGGGACGGACGTACCGGGTGCTCCCGCTTCTCAGGCAGGCGGCGGAGAGCGACCCGCTGAACGAGCACCTCCAGGCACGGCTCGTCCTCGTCCTCGCCGCCGAGGGCCAGTCGGCACAGGCGCTGGAGCACTACCAGGCCGTCCGGTCGCGGCTGGCGAGCGAACTGGGCGTCGACCCCGGCGCGGAACTGCGTGACGCGCAGATCCGCGTGCTGCGCGGCACCGTCGCGCCGACGACGGGGGCACGCTCCGGCGCCGCGGTGGTCCCGGCCGCCGCGACCACCGGCGCCGAAGCCTTCCCAGGGGTGCGGCCCGCCCAACTCCCCGCCGACCTCCACGCGTTCACCGGCAGAAGGACGGAGCTGGAGTGGTTGCGCGGCCTGCTGCCGGCCGACGGCGGCCCGCCGGAAGCCGCCGTGGTCAGCGCGATCGTCGGCGCGCCCGGCGTGGGGAAGACCACGCTCGCCCTGCACTGGGCGCACCGCAACGCCCACCGCTTTCCCGACGGACAGCTGTACGTCAACCTGCGCGGTTACGACCTGGCAGGAGCCGCACTCGCTCCGTCGGCCGCGATCCGCTGCTTCCTCGAAGCGCTCGGCGTGCCGGCCGAGAACATCCCGCCGACCCTGGACGGCCAGACCGTCCTGTACCGCAGCCTGCTGGCACGACGCCGGATCCTGGTGGTCCTGGACAACGCCCGCAGCGCCGAACAGGTGCGCCCCCTCCTGCCGGGGACACCGACATGCCTCACCGTGATCACCAGCCGCGAGCAAATGCCCGGACTCGTCGCCTCCCACGGGGCGCGTTCCTTGCGCCTGGACCTCCTCACCGTCACCGAATCCCTCGAGTTCATGTCGAAGCGGCTGGGGGCCGCACGCGTCGAGGCGGACGGGCAGGCGGCGCTCGGCATCGCCGAGCAGTGCGGCCGGCTGCCCCTCGCCCTGGCCATCGTGTGCGCGCGTACGGAGAGCCGCGCGGCGGTACCGCTCGCCGACATCGCCGCGGAGCTCGCGGAGAGCCGCGACGACCTCGGTGTCTTCGCCGTCGGGGACCCGGCCACCGACCCGCGCTCCGTCTTCTCCTGGTCCTACCGCACACTGACCCCGGCGGCGGCCGGGGCCTTCCGGCTGCTGTGGATGTGCCCGCCCCACGGCGTCTCGCCACAGGCGGTCGCCAGCCTCACGGGACGGACGGCCAGGGAGACGGGCCCCGTGCTGTGCGAGCTCACCCGGGCCAGCCTGTGGAGCGAACCCGCGCCCGGCCTCTACAGCTCCCACGAACTGCTGCGGACCTTCGCCCAGGAGCTCTCCCTGGCCGAAGACGCCCCCGACGCACGCGAGGACGCCCGCCGCCGGCTCTTCGACCACTACCTGCACAGCGCGCGCGGCGCGGCCACCCGTCTGTACACGCACCGGGAACCGCTCACGCTGCCCCCGGCGGCGGCCGGTACGCAGGTCGTCGAGTTCACCGGCACGGACGGAGCGGCGAAGTGGCTGGCCCGGGAGATGCCGGCACTGGAGGCGGTCATCACCCGGGACAGCGGTCACGGAACGGGAGCGCACGCCTGGCGCATGGCCGCGACCCTCGAACTCGTCCTCGACCGGCGCGGACGCCGCGAGGAGATCGAACTCCACACCGCGGCACTCGCCGGCGCCCAGCGGCTCGGCGAGACGCAGGGCGAGGCCCACATGCACCGCGTCCTCGGCTTCGCCCACGTCCGGACGAACGACCACGTCCGGGGTGCCTGGCACCTGGAGAAGGCGCTGGAACTGTTCACCGCGATGGGAGACGTCCCCTACACCGCGCTGACACACCGTTACCTGGCGTTCCTGGCGAACACCCGGCAGGACCACCGCGAGGCCCTGGCGCAGTACAAGATCGCCTGCGCCCTGTACACGAGCACGCGGGCCTACGTCGGCATCGCGAGCGTCACGAACGAGGTCGCCTGGACCCGCCTCCTCCTGCACGAGTACGAGGAGGCGCTGGGGGACTGCCACCGCGCGGTCCGCATCGCCGCGAGGTCCGGCAACAGGAACATCGAGGCGGCGGCCTGGGACACCATGGGCGTCGCGCACCACCGCCTCGGCCGGCCCGACGAGGCACTGGAGGCCTTCGACCGGGCGCTCGCCCACTACCGCGCCCTCAACGACGCCTCGCTGACCGCCGACACCCTCATCCACCGGGGAGAGGCGCTCGCCGCCACCTCGCCCCGGGAAGCGCGCCAGGCCTGGGACGAGGCACTGCGGATACTCGACGCCCTCGGCCATACGGACGCCGGCACACTGCGCGAGCTGCTCGAAGGACGTGGTGGGGACGCCAAGGGCGGCCGGGTCGCGGTGCGCACGCCTCACACCGGATAG
- a CDS encoding sigma-70 family RNA polymerase sigma factor produces MTPLAGTAPATSLPAPVPAPLPAPGRVSVPAPGDVDDLVEQHRDAVLAYAHKLLSDHHLAEDIVQETFIRAWRHADRLLNQEGSVRGWLLKVARNLIIDRSRSAHARYESVAADTEERAQQDHTGPAHASMEAVSLLKGVSAEHRNVLVYLYLYGCTVDETARILGVPSGTVSSRRHLALRALRNRRAVLGY; encoded by the coding sequence ATGACGCCACTTGCGGGCACCGCTCCGGCCACGTCCCTCCCGGCCCCCGTCCCGGCCCCCCTCCCGGCTCCCGGTCGGGTCTCCGTCCCGGCTCCCGGCGACGTGGACGACCTCGTGGAGCAGCACAGGGACGCAGTCCTCGCCTACGCGCACAAGCTGCTCTCGGACCACCACCTCGCCGAGGACATCGTCCAGGAGACGTTCATCAGGGCGTGGCGCCACGCGGACAGACTCCTCAACCAGGAGGGCTCCGTACGCGGTTGGCTGCTCAAGGTCGCGCGCAACTTGATCATCGACCGGTCGCGAAGCGCCCATGCGCGGTACGAGTCGGTGGCCGCCGACACCGAGGAGCGGGCGCAGCAGGACCACACCGGACCGGCCCACGCGTCCATGGAGGCGGTCTCCCTGCTGAAGGGTGTCTCGGCGGAGCACCGGAACGTGCTCGTCTACCTCTACCTCTACGGGTGCACCGTGGACGAGACCGCCCGCATCCTGGGCGTCCCGTCGGGCACGGTGAGCTCACGCCGGCACCTGGCACTGCGCGCCCTGCGCAACCGGCGCGCGGTGCTCGGGTACTGA